A DNA window from Drosophila pseudoobscura strain MV-25-SWS-2005 chromosome 2, UCI_Dpse_MV25, whole genome shotgun sequence contains the following coding sequences:
- the Rim gene encoding uncharacterized protein Rim isoform X17 → MDDMPDLSHLTPHERMQIENVLMRQKQEEEAQNEIMRRKQDEVVTLEMQIRQRSEQQKKAGVELDATCHICLKTKFADGVGHICHYCNIRCCARCGGKVTLRSNKVIWVCILCRKKQELLSKTGQWINKTGAQQDGFIRRIEPDGSSDISQQAIVDPRDTTDKRPKLERTRSAAEKENLPMQRAGSMLRRQYSQQEQPTNRRLSVSDSGMDPMMSPGQHPHQQQQQHPQQQRGRMQPMNPQQSQQGYGGYGMQQQQQQQQQQQQQRSGGAYPEDDPRYYQGELDGLMKQHPHLAHPSQVQPQHSQQQQQHPQHQQQQQHPQHSQHQQQQHQHQQQQHPQQQQQHPQQQQFAARQQTYQAQIHTPPQSHMQQGQQQQQIHPHSQQSMSMSQQIAGGYQKAPPLTRNLTISGGHAMDSSSYGQQQLQQQQHQQQQNRRPQYASQQQRSFSSSEEEFQNQLLQAQAQAAGAGATVSAGSDYDAGNFGGVQGVQKVLSPGDLQIHANASATGYYRRGGGGVGVGGGNGVGGSCIGPGGMSLSHRSHSAAPNDSYHSGGGGGVGGVPSGGPGYGYRSTSPRRGSLSPPDDRYIDYPVLPVHGSPNAPSIYPGSGPSSGVAATSATQQQRFQSRSATATPTGSPKKRQLPQVPQTSRSAMLRDRLGQDFDERLASGSRFGRHRTRQPHHQATYRSTGMGGWERHYTGLSDSDLHSMDARMRPRHSLSPDKDFMGEFGDSDMESVVSVTSSAFSTQSERPRTSRGLSFPRNWRNLFGVRNSFLGGATGTGGPVTGLRMMHPLDAASQRANTIEVDDCDYLSHMAGGGTQQQLLLLEQLEQLQHLAAMAAADSPPISAGLGHGVGMGCGMGMGAPQRVLVTDANSGELVEQFFVEPATAAEESSVIDPLDPLEPLDPHVHLHPHSVYYSPHLSTNHPSFLTPNDMFQRRPNGQTPTASPSATAFAHAYPLPLPLPSFEQFKRITTPVMNLFRSSSPIPNVHAHAHDHAHTVSSSPSSYVGYVRDHLDKSCSHCQNGSQPVVLSTNTALAMPGLTIGACTDPCCLVDAHPHPQHQPIAYPYSAEQLLRRPSLSASMYQPSSSEPSLPTMDPAMCGECVDQHFLGGLTGPQVNLGAVPTYHVHTPTPTAHRRAKAQLAAPPSLPTQSVLRLSRQLSEDALVSSMPISESTAKAQPTSILKKPKLERRRMFHEGQSRSLDYDDLHNKSWGRRRIRYEDEVAQHEAAAYPYPHSYPYPHSSSSPAEGQLPMSRRYGSETNIRQSYMGANVDVHNPLSHSHFLVTDDKIVTITYDSDVGWTRRGVAPSLFRGPHRQQRGAMSLDLQRTNQQKLYGPAAPYLKRRRNLPHPPSAQNAHNFSPMEARDGGSTGMDYTLPQHGGEQRGSGNIGIGVGNGSGGGGGGPHNTNNINSYSNSTTLNQSHHQNHTTITNHHNSQQQQASSVSVSQSHNKKGKEGINAIGGTMASSEQQTKSSSGSGGATSAAAAAGNVVLGGNNANNASSSSFANPPQQHHGVANQPITTNASPNTNTNTNTNINNYNNYMNNNNNNNNRAQSSSTTPHQQQQNTNSTTPMNTTTNDVNNLTHDATNPTQQQQQNTCTNLINNTTTTITTSTTTTNTSSNATNAATTTTTTTTTSTTTTATNATTTATNPTTNTNTNNTNDTNATTTNANADADADADAPLDAIDWDAIDAMLDDDFSEYDKDKNGPEGGAKSTEGGTGGEDKADGSQSDTANDRKKGGTVDQERSPKGGSGMGKKSNSTSQLSATGRKRRMGFGKKGKNSFTVHRSEEVLPGDITRELRGGGGVGVGGAAGGASGTAGGVGGGLSRGSSSEADPIEQFFGDGAGGERFSPSLRNDGALNEFVEGLGPGQLVGRQVLGAPSLGDIQLSMCHQKGFLEVEVIRARGLTQKPSSKMLPAPYVKVYLVSGKNCVDKMKTSTARRTLDPLYQQQLVFKHSYAGCILQITVWGDYGRIEKKVFMGVAQIMLDDLNLSNIVIGWYKLFGTTSLVSCSSIGLGSRRSSLASLDSLKL, encoded by the exons ATGGACGACATGCCCGATCTCTCGCATTTGACCCCCCACGAGCGCATGCAGATCGAGAATGTGCTCATGCggcagaagcaggaggaggaggcacagaACGAGATAATGCG TCGCAAACAGGACGAGGTTGTCACTTTGGAAATGCAAATCAGACAACGCTCCGAGCAGCAAAAGAAGGCCGGCGTCGAGCTGGATGCCACCTGTCACATATGCCTTAAGACCAAGTTTGCCGATGGCGTCGGACACATTTGCCATTACTGCAACATACGCTGCTGTGCCCGTTGCGGCGGCAAGGTGACACTTCGCAGCAACAAG GTGATTTGGGTGTGTATACTCTGCCGCAAGAAGCAGGAGCTGCTCTCCAAGACGGGCCAATGGATCAACAAAACGGGAGCCCAGCAGGACGGTTTTATCCGCCGCATCGAGCCCGACGGCAGCAGC GACATCTCCCAGCAGGCCATTGTGGATCCGCGCGACACGACGGACAAGCGGCCCAAGCTGGAGCGTACGCGCAGTGCCGCCGAGAAGGAGAACCTGCCCATGCAACGGGCTGGCAGCATGCTACGGAGGCAGTACtcgcagcaggagcagcccaCGAATCGCCGTCTGTCCGTCTCGGACAGTGGCATGGATCCCATGATGAGCCCGGGCCAGCAtccgcatcagcagcagcagcagcatccacagcaacagcgagGCCGCATGCAGCCAATGAATccgcagcagtcgcagcaggGATACGGGGGCTAtggcatgcagcagcaacagcagcagcagcagcaacagcagcagcagagatcGGGTGGTGCCTATCCAGAGGATGATCCGCGTTACTATCAG GGCGAACTGGATGGCTTGATGAAACAACATCCCCATCTGGCGCATCCCAGCCAAGTGCAGCCGCAGCAttcacaacagcagcagcaacatccacagcatcagcagcagcagcaacacccaCAACATtcgcagcaccagcagcagcagcatcagcatcagcagcagcaacatccacaacagcagcagcaacatccacagcagcaacaatttgcGGCGCGACAGCAAACGTACCAGGCACAGATACATACTCCACCGCAATCGCACATGCAACaggggcaacaacagcagcagatccatccccattcccagcAGTCGATGTCCATGTCCCAGCAGATAGCTGGTGGCTACCAGAAGGCGCCGCCACTGACCCGAAACCTGACCATCAGCGGGGGACATGCCATGGACAGCAGCTCGTACGGTCAGCAGCaacttcagcagcagcagcaccagcagcagcaaaatcgAAGGCCCCAGTATGcctcacagcagcagcgatccTTCAGCAGCTCCGAGGAGGAGTTCCAGAATCAGCTGctgcaggcccaggcccaggcggCCGGGGCAGGAGCCACTGTCAGTGCGGGCTCCGATTACGATG CAGGTAATTTTGGCGGCGTTCAAGGTGTCCAAAAAGTTCTCTCGCCCGGCGATCTACAGATTCATGCAAAT GCATCTGCCACGGGCTATTATCgacgcggcggcggcggcgttggAGTCGGCGGAGGTAATGGTGTCGGCGGTTCCTGCATTGGACCCGGTGGCATGAGCCTCAGTCATCGCAGTCATTCGGCGGCACCCAACGACAGCTACCAcagcggaggcggcggcggagtGGGAGGAGTTCCCTCGGGTGGTCCAGGCTACGGCTATAGGAGCACCAGTCCACGCAGAGGCTCACTGTCGCCACCGGACGATCGGTACATAGACTATCCAGTGCTTCCAGTACACGGCTCACCCAACGCGCCCTCTATCTATCCGGGTTCGGGTCCGAGTTCGGGCGTTGCAGCCACATCGgccacacagcagcagagaTTCCAGTCGCGCTCGGCtacagccacgcccacagGATCGCCAAAGAAGAGGCAACTGCCACAG GTGCCTCAGACATCGCGTAGCGCCATGCTGCGGGACAGGCTCGGCCAGGACTTTGACGAGCGTCTGGCCTCGGGCAGCCGCTTTGGGAGGCATCGTACACGACAGCCGCATCACCAGGCCACCTACCGGAGCACCGGAATGGGCGGCTGGGAGCGCCACTACACAGGGCTGTCTGACAGCGACCTGCACTCGATGGACGCGAGGATGCGGCCGCGGCACTCGCTGTCGCCGGACAAGGACTTTATGGGCGAGTTCGGTGACTCCGATATGGAGTCGGTGGTCAGTGTGACGTCCAGCGCCTTCTCCACGCAGTCGGAGCGGCCGCGCACCTCGCGGGGACTCAG CTTCCCCCGCAACTGGCGCAATCTCTTTGGCGTACGCAACAGCTTCTTGGGAGGTGCCACAGGCACTGGTGGCCCCGTAACTGGACTCCGGATGATGCATCCCTTGGATGCAGCCAGCCAACGTGCCAACACCATCGAGGTGGACGACTGCGACTATCTGTCGCACATGGCAGGTGGCGGCACACAacagcagctcctgctgctggagcagctCGAGCAACTGCAACATTTGGCGGCCATGGCGGCCGCCGATTCCCCACCCATTTCGGCGGGACTCGGCCACGGAGTTGGAATGGGATgcgggatggggatgggagcACCGCAACGTGTCCTGGTGACGGACGCGAATAGCGGCGAACTGGTGGAGCAGTTCTTTGTGGAGCCTGCGACAGCCGCTGAGGAGTCATCGGTCATCGATCCGCTCGATCCACTCGAACCACTCGATCCTCATGTGCATCTGCATCCGCATTCTGTCTACTATTCGCCTCATTTGTCCACCAACCACCCGTCATTTCTGACGCCCAACGACATGTTTCAACGACGGCCCAACGGACAGACACCAAccgcctccccctccgccACAGCCTTTGCTCATGCCTatccgctgccgctgccgctgcccagCTTTGAGCAATTCAAGCGCATTACCACGCCCGTCATGAATCTCTTCCGCAGCTCCTCGCCCATTCCCAATgtccacgcccacgcccatgACCACGCCCACACGGTATCCTCCTCGCCCAGCTCGTACGTGGGCTATGTGCGGGACCATCTGGACAAGAGCTGCAGCCACTGCCAGAACGGCAGCCAGCCGGTGGTGCTCTCCACGAATACGGCCCTGGCAATGCCCGGACTGACAATCGGAGCCTGTACGGATCCTTGCTGCCTGGTGGAcgcgcatccgcatccgcagcACCAACCGATCGCGTACCCGTACAGTGCGGAGCAACTGCTTCGCCGCCCCTCGCTCTCCGCCTCCATGTACCAGCCGAGCAGCTCGGAGCCCTCGCTGCCCACCATGGACCCGGCAATGTGCGGCGAGTGCGTCGACCAGCACTTCCTGGGCGGCCTCACCGGCCCCCAGGTGAACCTCGGCGCCGTGCCCACCTATCACGTGCACACGCCCACCCCGACCGCCCATCGGCGGGCCaaggcgcagctggcggcgcCTCCGTCGCTGCCCACCCAGTCCGTGCTGCGTCTGTCGCGCCAGCTGAGCGAGGACGCCCTGGTCTCCTCCATGCCCATCTCTGAGTCGACGGCCAAGGCACAGCCCACCTCGATCCTGAAAAAGCCTAAGCTCGAGCGCCGGCGCATGTTCCACGAGGGCCAGTCGCGGTCCCTGGACTACGACGACCTGCACAACAAGAGCTGGGGTCGCCGGCGCATTCGCTACGAGGATGAGGTGGCCCAACACGAGGCGGCCGCCTATCCCTATCCCCATTCCTACCCCTATCCCCATTCCTCGTCGTCGCCGGCGGAGGGACAGCTGCCCATGTCGCGGCGCTACGGGTCCGAGACGAACATCCGGCAGTCGTACATGGGCGCCAATGTGGATGTCCACAATCCGCTGAGTCACTCGCATTTCCTCGTCACCGACGACAAGATCGTGACCATCACCTACGACTCGGACGTGGGCTGGACCCGGCGCGGCGTTGCCCCATCACTCTTTCGCGGGCCGCACCGGCAGCAGAGAGGAGCCATGTCGCTGGATCTGCAGCGGACCAATCAGCAGAAGCTCTACGGCCCGGCAGCGCCGTATCTGAAGCGTCGGCGGAATTTGCCACATCCGCCTAGTGCACAGAATGCGCACAACTTCTCGCCCATGGAGGCACGGGACGGTGGATCGACGGGGATGGACTATACACTGCCGCAGCATGGTGGCGAGCAGCGGGGCAGCGGTAACATCGGAATCGGAGTCGGAAACGGtagcgggggcgggggcggtggtCCACACAACACCAACAATATTAACAGTTACAGTAACAGTACCACACTCAACCAATCACACCACCAGAATCACACCACAATCACCAACCACCACAatagccaacaacaacaagcgaGTAGTGTTAGTGTTAGTCAAAGTCACaacaaaaaagggaaagaagGCATCAACGCTATCGGCGGAACGATGGCATCATCGGAGCAACAGACGAAATCTAGTAGTGGGAGCGGTGGTGCAAcatctgctgccgccgctgctggcAATGTCGTCCTCGGTGGTAATAATGCTAATAAtgcttcttcttcctcttttgCAAATCCCCCACAACAACATCATGGTGTCGCCAATCAACCAATTACAACAAATGCATCacccaacaccaacaccaataCGAACACCAACATTAACAACTATAACAATTACAtgaacaataacaacaacaacaacaaccgtgcccaatcatcatcaacaacaccacaccaacaacaacaaaacaccaATTCAACAACACCAATGAACACAACAACGAATGACGTTAACAACTTGACTCATGACGCAACAAATcccacacaacaacaacaacaaaatacatgcaCAAATCTCATCAacaatacaacaacaacaatcacaacttcaacaacaacaacaaacacatcGTCGAATGCAACGAATGCGgcgacaacaacgacgacaacgacaacaacttcaacaacaacaactgcaacaaatgCTACAACAACTGCCACAAATCCAACaacgaatacaaatacaaataatacgAACGATACAAacgcaacaacaacgaacGCAAATGCCGATGCGGATGCGGACGCGGATGCTCCGCTCGATGCCATCGACTGGGATGCTATCGATGCCATGTTGGATGACGACTTCAGCGAGTACGACAAGGACAAGAACGGTCCTGAGGGCGGTGCCAAATCCACAGAAGGTGGCACCGGGGGAGAAGATAAAGCTG ATGGAAGCCAATCGGATACCGCTAATGATCGGAAGAAAGGCGGCACCGTGGACCAGGAACGCTCGCCAAAGGGCGGCAGCGGTATGGGCAAGAAATCCAATTCCACCTCCCAGCTGTCCGCAACAG GTCGTAAAAGACGTATGGGCTTTGGAAAGAAGGGTAAGAACTCGTTCACGGTGCATCGCAGCGAAGAGGTGCTGCCCGGTGATATCACGCGCGAGCTgcgcggtggcggtggcgttgGCGTCGGTGGTGCCGCTGGTGGTGCCAGCGGTACGGCCGGAGGCGTTGGCGGTGGCCTCTCGCGTGGCTCGTCCTCGGAGGCGGACCCCATTGAGCAGTTTTTCGGCGATGGCGCCGGTGGGGAAAG ATTCTCTCCCTCGTTGCGCAATGATGGAGCCCTCAATGAGTTTGTCGAGGGCCTGGGACCAGGACAACTGGTGGGTCGCCAGGTGCTTGGTGCTCCCTCACTGGGCGACATCCAGCTATCGATGTGCCATCAGAAGGGCTTTCTAGAGGTGGAGGTCATTCGAGCCAGAGGGTTGACG CAAAAACCCTCATCGAAGATGCTGCCCGCTCCATATGTGAAGGTGTATCTGGTGTCGGGAAAGAACTGCGTGGACAAGATGAAGACTTCGACGGCGCGTCGCACCCTGGACCCGCTCTACCAGCAGCAGTTGGTGTTCAAGCACTCCTACGCTGGTTGCATACTCCAG ATAACCGTTTGGGGCGACTACGGGCGCATCGAGAAGAAAGTGTTTATGGGCGTCGCTCAGATAATGCTCGACGATCTGAATCTGTCAAATATCGTGATCGGCTGGTATAAGCTCTTTGGCACCACCTCACTGGTCAGTTGCTCTTCTATAGGTTTAGGCTCTAGGCGCTCATCGTTAGCATCACTCGATTCACTCAAACTCTAG